Genomic DNA from Fimbriimonas ginsengisoli Gsoil 348:
ATCCCGATCGGATAAGCAAGGGAGTAGCCTACGACCGGTTCGGCAAGCGCCTTGCCCGTGCCCCCTGCGGCTTTCACCGACTCGACGACGCCGGCCAAGCCCGAGGCGTTGGTAAACGCCCCGGAATACATCGCCGATCCGGTTGCGCCGGCCATGTTGGCCGCTCGGGCCAGTAGGTAGTCCGCAACCCCGGCCAAGGCGAGGACCCCGAGCGCCAGCGCGGTATCCCGAATCCCTCGCCGGTCGAACCCCTTGAAGAACCCGGCCGCGCTATTGAGGCCGATGGTGTAGATAAAGAGGGTGAGGCCAAAAAGATAGACGACATCCGGAAGCTTGAGTCTCGGGTCGACCGCTCCGATGGCGATGCCAACGAAAAGAACCGACGCCGTCCCGAGACTTACGCCGCGGATTCTCATCCGTCCGAGCGGATAGCCGATCGCGCACACCGCGAATAGCAGGAGAAGCGGATTCTCGCCGAGCAATCGGACCACAAATTCCATCCGTCCTCACTGTAGACGGCGAGTTCGTCACCCGGCTAGGCCTTCCGGAAAAGTTCAAGGAACCAAGGGTTCAGTTGAACGTTCTTGATACATGCGGGGCGCCGGGAGCGTCGGCCTCTCCGCGGACAACGGAAAAAGACATGAGCATATCAAGAGCCCAAGCCGGCTCGCGCAAAGGGGGCATCCAAAGGGTGCTGTGTGGCCTTGGCCACCACGCTTTTGAGAGGGTCGGTACTAAAACCGAAACCGCACATCGCTACAGCGAAGTGCACGAGACACTATACGAAGTGCGACAGCACCGCGCGCTTCTACGCTGCGCCTGCTGTGGTTCCGAGGCGGCACGTCTCGACACCACGGAAGAATCGGCCGTCGGCCAGTACGAGCGAAAGTTCGTCCGCACCGAGGTGTAACCGTTAGGCACTGGCGGCGTAAGGCCGCCAGTGCCTACGACGTTCGATTGACGACGTTCAGGGTTCCCTCGGGCGCCTCCAACTGGATCCACTTCCCGCGAAATTGCAGGATTTTGGCCCCCGTAACCTTCCCCTTCCCGAGAGGAAGCCAAATCGGCTTGTTCGCAAGCGACTTAGGGATTCGCACCGTGTAGCTATCCGGCTCTTCGGTTGCCAGGGTCAGCGCTTGAGGATAGTCTTTGGCCTCGGTCGATCCGGTTAGCAGCAGCGAGCGGCCGAACACCGCATCGGGCAAAACCTGCGAAGCGAAAAGCGCCAAGCCGAGATACCGGTCCATTCCAGCTTTTGACGGGTTCGCCAGAGCGGCCTGGATCGGAAAGTTCGAGGCGGCGGTCTGGACCAAAGGAGTTACATTCGCGGCGAGCCACTTGTCGAGAAGCTCCTTGGTGACTCCCATGACGTCCTCCGGCACGAGCCGCCCCTCTTCCATTCCCTGCCGAATCCAGGAGAGGAAAAGCTTCTCGCCGAGGTAGCCGTTTGCCCAATCCTCCGGCTCCTTGTAACCGCCGATCGCCGGGAGCGATGCATGGCCGTACTCGTGCGCGATCTCCCGCGCCATTTCCATCGGCTCCGTGAAGGAGTTGACGTCATAGATGTAGATGGTGTTGACGCTCTTCTGGAAACCTCCCTCTTCGGCGATGTCGAACCGCTGCTCGCCCCCCGCGGTTCCGCCCCAGCAGAGGAAGACATCCACGATCTTCCCGTTGTATTGCACCGCGTGGTCGAGCTTTAGCCGATGAAGATTCTCCTGCTGCAGGGTTAGCAGCATCCGGGTGATCAGGGCGTCACGATCTTCTTTGTGGTCCTGCGAATAAACGCGGAATCGAAGCTCCCATGGGGCGGCGACGCCGGAGACGAATCCGGTCATCACCCAGGGGAACTCCCAGGCCTGACGGGCGTTGCCGACGCCGAACTTCTTCGGCGACAGCCTGCCGGGTTCCATCGGATCCAGCCGTGCCTGAATCATCAGCGACGGGACGAGAGAGCCTGGCCGCGCGAGCGTCACCTGCTTCATGCGAACCTTCCCGTCCCCTTGAGCGAGCAGGAACGCGAGGCTCGCCAGGACCAGGCTCATTAGTGGGCGCCTTCCAGACTGAGGAATCGCTCCGCGTCGATCGCGGCCATACAACCGGTTCCCGCGGCCGTGACGGCCTGTCGGTAGATCGAGTCGGCGACGTCGCCCGAGGCGAAGACGCCCGGAATGTTGGTTCGGGTGCTGCCCGGCACGGTCTTGATGTATCCAACCTCGTCCATATCGAGAACGCCCTTGAAGAGATCGCTGTTCGGTTTGTGGCCAATCGCGATGAACACACCCGAGACGGGCAGGTCGCGTTTTTCGTTCGAATGGGCGTCGCGGAGGCGAATGGTCGTGACCTTACGATGCGGCTCGGACTCGCCGGCGATCTCGTCGACCAGCGTGTTCCAGTGCACCTCTACTTTCGGGTCGTTGAGGACCCGCTCCTGCATGATCTTGCTCGCCCGGAATTCGTCGCGCCGGTGAATGAGGTGCACCTTGCTGCAGAGCTTGGCCAGGTAGTGCGCCTCCTCCATCGCGGTGTCGCCGCCGCCGACCACAGCGACCTCGCGGTTCCGGAAGAAGAACCCATCGCAAGTCGCGCAAGCGCTTACTCCGAATCCTCCGTATGTCACTTCGGACGGAAGCCCGAGCCACTTGGCGCTCGCGCCGGTGGAGACGATCACGGTTCGGGCAAGGATCTCTTCCTCTTCGGCCCAAAGCCGAAACGGCCGCTGGCTGAGGTCGACTTTCGTGATTTCCTTCGGCTCGATCACGGTTCCAAAGCGCTCCACCTGGCGGCGAAACAGGTCCATGATCTCCGGGCCGAGAATCCCGTCCGGGAATCCCGGATAGTTCTCCACGTCGGTGGTAATCATAAGTTGGCCGCCCGGCTGAAGACCGGAAAACATCACCGGCTCGAGGTTCGCGCGGGCAGCATAGAGGGCGGCGGTATACCCGGCCGGACCCGAACCGACGATGACGACGTTATGAACTTTGCTCAATCTAAAAACAGTTTACCGGGGGGCTAAGGGCGATACGATGCCTAGCTCGGCATCGTATCGCGGGTTCGCTTAGTAACGGTAAATAGCGCTGAGCTCGCCGTTTCCCGGTAGCTGCTCCTGCTCGACGACGACCACTTGGGCGCCCGTCATGATCGCGTGCATCGTGGCCCGATCGATGAGGTCTTCCGCCTGAGGATCGTCTTCGCCGGCCGGAGAGACCACAAGGCTCTGATCGTCAAACTTTCCGTAGTAGGTGGCATTGGGCGCCACGAACAGAATTCCCACCCGCCCAGTTGCCGCGGCGGGCAGGATGTCGTCGATGATGTTCGAGGCAAGCTGCTTGGAAATGGCGTTGCCGAACTGCTCTTGAAGTTTGTTCAGTTCGTCATTCCACATTGTCGAGAGTAAGCCCATCGCTTGCTCGTGAAGCTGCTCGTTCGAAACGTGCTCGGCATTTCCGTCGATCGATTTCTCGATCAGATTCTTAAGCTGGGTGGCCTGCCGATAGAACGGGGTGATCGAGTCGGCGCCGGCCAGCACGACCGGCGCATCGATGTCCGACATTGCGCGCCGTACCCCATCGTCCAACTGGCGGAAGAAGAACATTCGATCTTCGTGCTCTTTCCGGTCGATGTCTACCACTTGCCCGTGGAACGCGCCGGCCGCACCGGTGGAGCCCGTCCCCGAACTGCCGTGGCGCACGATGCGCGTGGCATGCTCCCCAAAATTTGGGGCAGCGTCTTCTTTGTTGAGCGCCACATCGGAGGGCAACTTAACCGTTCGGCAACTGTGCGGCGTGCATTCCAATAGACGAGCGTCGTTCAGGCTGACCGCCACGACGTAAAACAGCTTGCCCTCCAGCAACGGAAGCAAAGGTTTGATTTCAAACCGATCGTTGACGTGGCAGACATCCTCCACTTCGATCGGCAGATGGTAGACACGGAAGAATCCCGGCGCGATAAAGATCGCCATTCCGCTCTCGTTTCCGATCCAAGATTCATTGTCGTTCAGAAGAGAGTTGGCCTTTTCCAGGAGATCCCGTGCTTCCGTCGGCCGCATCCCCTTTGCCGCTACCAGCTTCTCTTCCGCATCACGCAATAGCTTCTTAAGGTGAATGGGGTCCTGCCGCGTGTCGCGTCCTTGCCGGTGGGTCGGCATGTAGATCGAGACGCACGGAGACGTCCCAGCCTCAACCAGTTGTCGAAGCTGCGCGTTGGTGATGATGTCCATCCTTGCTTTCTCCTTGACGGCCGGATCAAGTCTGATCCGGCCCGATACGTCCTTTGACCGAAGATCGCCTCACCAGGGTCCTATTGAAGTGATCTATCCTGTGGCATGGCCGACCTCGAATACCGACTCCTTAGTGCCGATGAACTCGAATCGGGTCTTGCCGGCCTTCCCGGTTGGAAGGTGGAGAATGGCGAGATCGCCAAGACTTTCGAGTTCAAGAATTACAAAGACGGCCTCGTCTTCGCCGTCGCCGCCGGGTACCTGGCCGATCGCCTGGACCACCATCCCAATCTTTTGGTGACTTACGGAAAAGTGCGTATTTCCGTCAATACGCACTCCGTCGAAGGGCTTTCCCCTTACGATTTGGAGTTGGCCCGCCGAATCGAGCGAATCGTCTGAACAGCAACTATCGCGCGCATTTGACAATCGTAGTACTTTGCTATATAACCGAATCGGCCGTGCGGTTCGCGGCGCGGAGGGTACGTGTTTGGGTCTACGGTTCTCGAAGTTGCTATTGGCCTGGTGTTCGTCTATCTGGTACTTGGATTAATCTGCACCGCGGTTAACGAACAGATTTCCCAA
This window encodes:
- the trxB gene encoding thioredoxin-disulfide reductase: MSKVHNVVIVGSGPAGYTAALYAARANLEPVMFSGLQPGGQLMITTDVENYPGFPDGILGPEIMDLFRRQVERFGTVIEPKEITKVDLSQRPFRLWAEEEEILARTVIVSTGASAKWLGLPSEVTYGGFGVSACATCDGFFFRNREVAVVGGGDTAMEEAHYLAKLCSKVHLIHRRDEFRASKIMQERVLNDPKVEVHWNTLVDEIAGESEPHRKVTTIRLRDAHSNEKRDLPVSGVFIAIGHKPNSDLFKGVLDMDEVGYIKTVPGSTRTNIPGVFASGDVADSIYRQAVTAAGTGCMAAIDAERFLSLEGAH
- a CDS encoding 4a-hydroxytetrahydrobiopterin dehydratase, yielding MADLEYRLLSADELESGLAGLPGWKVENGEIAKTFEFKNYKDGLVFAVAAGYLADRLDHHPNLLVTYGKVRISVNTHSVEGLSPYDLELARRIERIV